Genomic DNA from Microbacterium neungamense:
TGGCTCGGCGATGTCACCACGCTGACCGACGAGAACGGCGTGCCCTACCTCGAGACGCCCACCGAAGCCCAGCTCCAGGATGCCCTGAACGCGGCGTTCACGGTCGGCGACGACCACATCCAGGAGCAGTCCGGCTTCGTCAACCCGGAGAGCTTCACGCACGGCACGAGCGAGCAGCGTCAGTACTGGTTCGCGAACGGCTACAAGAACGGCCTCGGCGTGTGCGACACGTTCGCGGTCCCCGCCGACCAGCTCTAGGCCGCGTCGCCCGCGGGCCCGCGCCCGCCGCGCTACGGTGAGAGGTGGCCCAGCAGCACCGGGCCGGGGAGGGACACGAATGAACCTGGACGCCCTGTATCCGCCGATCGAACCGTACGAGACGGGCGAGCTGCTCGTCGGGGACGGCAACCGCGTCTACTGGGAGTGCAGCGGCAACCCCGACGGCAAGCCGGTCGTGTTCCTGCACGGCGGCCCCGGCGGCGGCACCTCGGACTGGCACCGGCGCTTCTTCGACCCGGAGAAGTACCGGATCGTGCTTTTCGACCAGCGCGGATGCGGCCGCAGCACCCCGCACGCCAGCGACCCCGCCGCGGACCTGCGCTACAACACGACCTGGCACCTCGTCGCCGACATCGAGTTGCTGCGCAAGAACCTCGGCATCCAGACCTGGCAGGTCTTCGGCGGCTCGTGGGGCAGCACGCTCGCGCTCGCGTATGCGCAGACGCACCCGGATGCCGTGAGCGACCTGGTCCTGCGCGGGATCTTCACGCTCCGCAAGCACGAGCTGGAGTGGTTCTACGAGGGCGGGGCATCCGCTCTCTTCCCCGACGCCTGGGCGGGGTACGAGGAGCAGATCCCGGTGCTCGAGCGGAGCCGGATGATCGAGGCCTACCATCGCCGGCTGTTCGACCCCGACCCGGCGGTGCACGTGCCGGCGGCGCAGGCGTGGACGCGCTGGGAGGCCACGGCGATCACGCTGCGGCCGGATGCGGAGCTCATCGAGCGGATGACGCAGCCGGCGGATGCCACCGCGTTCGCGCGGATCGAGAACCACTACTTCATGCACGGCGGCTGGTTGCGCGAGGGACAGCTCATCGAGAACGTCGACGCGATCCGCGGCATCCCGGCCGTCATCGTGCAGGGGCGCTACGACGTGTGCACGCCGATGATGACCGCGTGGGATCTGCACCGGGCGTGGCCCGAGGCGGAGCTGGTCATCGTGGACGACGCCGGGCACGCGGCATCCGAGCCCGGCATCGCGCGCGCCCTCCGCGAGGCGACCGACCGCTTCGCCGCGGCGGGCCGGCCCGTCAGATGAGCGACAGCTCGCGCAGCTTCGCCTCGACGTCCGCGTTCGAGGGCTCGACGTGGTGCGAGGCGTCCGGGTAGACCACCACCGGGATGTTCGTGCGGCCCGAGATCTCCTTCGCCACCTCCGCGGCGGCCGGGTCGGCGACCAGGTCGACGTAGGTGTACTCGATGCCGAGCTCGTCGAGCTGCTTCTTCGTGCGGATGCAGTCGCGGCACCAGTCGGCGCCGAACATCGTGATCGTGTCGGATGCGGGAGAAGTCATACATCCAGGGTAGGACGTGCCGGCAGGGAGGGCGCCGAGTGCGACGGACGCACAGACGGACGTGAAACGATGGATGCCGGACACGGCACGCGGATCGGGAGGGAAGCACGTGGGCGCACCCGTCACGGTGATCGTGCCGACCTTCAACGAGCGCGACAACGTCGCCGAGCTCGTCCGGCGGGTCACGGCGGCGCTCGAGGGCCGTGAGGCGGAGATCCTGTTCGTCGACGACAGCAGCGACGGCACCATCGGCGAGGTGACCCGGGTCGCGGCATCCGCACCGCTGCCCGTCCGCGGCATCCACCGCGACGTCAACACCGGCGGGCTGGGCGGAGCCGTGGTGGTCGGCCTGCGTGAGGCGGCGCACGACGTCTGCATCGTCATGGACGGCGACCTGCAGCATCCGCCCGAGCTCCTGCCCGAGCTGCTCGAGCGGTACGAGCGCGGCGATGCCGACGTCGTCGCCGCGTCGCGCTACGTCGGCGGCGGGAACGCCGCGGGCCTGGGCACGGCGCTCCGGTTCGGCGTCTCGCGTGCGGCGACCGGT
This window encodes:
- a CDS encoding glutaredoxin family protein, with the protein product MTSPASDTITMFGADWCRDCIRTKKQLDELGIEYTYVDLVADPAAAEVAKEISGRTNIPVVVYPDASHHVEPSNADVEAKLRELSLI
- the pip gene encoding prolyl aminopeptidase, yielding MNLDALYPPIEPYETGELLVGDGNRVYWECSGNPDGKPVVFLHGGPGGGTSDWHRRFFDPEKYRIVLFDQRGCGRSTPHASDPAADLRYNTTWHLVADIELLRKNLGIQTWQVFGGSWGSTLALAYAQTHPDAVSDLVLRGIFTLRKHELEWFYEGGASALFPDAWAGYEEQIPVLERSRMIEAYHRRLFDPDPAVHVPAAQAWTRWEATAITLRPDAELIERMTQPADATAFARIENHYFMHGGWLREGQLIENVDAIRGIPAVIVQGRYDVCTPMMTAWDLHRAWPEAELVIVDDAGHAASEPGIARALREATDRFAAAGRPVR